The genomic DNA CAGCTAATTGCTAATCAGAAATAGTAAGGAAGAACACCTTCTAATAGACAATTCTGATACCCACAATTCAGCAAAAGGATAATACACCAGCAGAAAAATGGAAGCTTACATAACATGAAACCTCCAAAAACACTTACTTTTCTCTTTCTGTGGAATCTTTGTCAATGGCACCTTTGTGCATGATGAAATACTTGTTGGCGTATTCTTTCTCTTCCTTGCCATCAGCCTTCTGCATTTTGATCTCAGGGTAATAAATTAAAATCTGTTCTACAGAATCTTGGCCAAGCATCACCGAGCGAAGAGCACTGATGATGACTGACGAGTCATTGATCTATTCAGAGTgagaaaagtgaaataaaacagaaacagatACTGTGTTCTATAAACTTTGATGTTTTACCAATGAAACCACAGAGAAAAATGGAAGCTGATTTTGACCCTGTGTTTAGCCATTTTTTTGCAACTGCATCTAAATTCTTATGCAATTAATGAATTGATAATTAATGAGGATGACAACAAAAATGAAGTACTGAATTCTGGGCAAATCTGCCACCACTTCTACTCCCTTCTTAACcaattgacccctgggagtgagacttaacagattttactctgtctaacaccaaatgattttactcatcaactgggcgTGTCCTAGGGTGCCTGAGTGccttaactcattgactcctgggaaagacgaaaaggaaaggaaaggaaaggaaaggaactttatttaagtgactggtcttctagtgctggagcacttaTTGGTGACACTGTAAATGGAAATCAACaactaaaataaaatcaaatgttggtttttgaggagaggggaaaaccagggtacctggagaaaaacctcttggtgcagagtagagaaccagcaaacttaacccacatatgagAATAATGACCTTGAGTTTGGGAATCAAACATgggctacattggtgggagacgagtgctctcaccacggTGCCATCCTTTCACAGATTTTGCTGTGTCTAACACCAGGTGGTTTTACTTATCAACTGGGGGCGTAATAGGCACCTGAGGACTGAATGGGTTAAAGAAGACATCTTTTAGTGGACATGGATTTTGATAACCCTGTTGCTACtcaggggttccccactgatgAGCAAAATCATCTAGCATtgtgcgccgatcaactcgaaacttcaacatcgcCCTTCCCGGGAAGAGCCCGgtcatttgaacttttgaagattggatcattcaaattcccgccccctcgggccaaaatggtgttcaaattcCCTACCCTATTGTCGGATTTGaaggatttgtctgtcataccctattGAAGAACAATCGTCTTCGGCTCCTGCCGTCTTTAAGAAAGACCTCTGTTGTAAGCCAATCTCttacaaatgctacatctcttccttttaactcttccatctcgtccaaacacatGTTTTATAGCTGTGAGCAACTTCCTTGCccgaaaaaaacaattatttgaaacCTAACACTTCcagttcaattttccccaccccacgcaggcaaaggtcaaattccccactcccagggcacagaagatagtcaaatgcccgtggtttgcggggggggggttggggagggacgatgttgaagtttcaatttgatctGCGCCTTAGTCAGAGTAAAATAGGTCACTGGCCGTTTTAGAAGATGATACAGTTTAATTAACTGTTACCCAATGTTTCTCCTACAGATTGCCAAAAATGTTTAAGTGTCTTAAAGATGAAGACCCCTGGGTgtcttgaaaaacgaaaaactaGCTATCTGCATAGCAAAGAGAACGGATCCTTTGATATCAATTTCGGGAAAAAAGACTTCCGCAAGTTGTAAAATTACAGGGGACTGCAGGACTTTGCGAGCAGCTTTTTGAAGTAAGTGAGTTGACTGTGGGagcagttttctttttacttggatgtacatgtaagtggacGGGTATTCTGAAATCTAGTCCTACAACAATGAGATGTCTTCGTATCACATGATGTTCATTCATacatcaaaatcaaattcttaCCTGCTTGTTGTTGGCAATGACGAAAGGAACTTTCTTGTAAGAAGAGAAACTGATTTCTCTCTTCCATATCGGGCTCACCTCTACAATAGTGTAGTCGATTCCGTAATAATCCAGAAACGCTCTGACTTTCCCACAAAATGGACAGTTCTGGTATTGATACAGAGTAACTGAAAGTTTAGGAACTTCTTCCTTAAAAATTACACCGGTCTCGATTTCTGATATTCTGACTGGACGCGCTTTCGCATGACCAGAGAACATCCGGAAAGACAGAACACCGGTAGCGGCGAGGGTTACACCACAACTCCCTGCCAGAATAGCCGTGAATCCATGACTTCTTCCAGATCCATTCGATGAATAGCTTCTCGAGCTCATCAGTCGTCTTTGCGCACTTTTCATTTCCACATTACCGAAAGATTTGTTaagcaaaagataaaaattcGAACGAAACACTCTCCTcgcagccatcttgatttcagGGAAAACTTTGTTATGTCACCTGCTTTCCAGTACTACGCATCCGTTGCCTGATATCATACCATGGAAGACTGGCACTAGTTATCAGTTTGCACTCCCAGGTATACCGGTAGCGCAGTATCTTACGCAAGAGATTTTgcaaagcctaaaagcggagctcccgtttttAACCCCAGAAACCAATATAGTgtacatggaaataattatgcttctgcataaagtagaCAATCAATCATCATtactgtatacagtttacagtgatcaaacagattAAACACTTCTGAGCTGACAGCAAACAAGCCTTACAAACAATAACGAACaaatttaatcaacaactaaaactgaaattaaatgcacagtaatctctttcacaacattttccgtttgaccgacagtctttactccctctctattcagtttagaacaacagcaaaaatcttactaAAATCAACCTAAGGCGTCATGTACGAAGTAAACTCGCTTattcgactgcaatttcacattcaaacaaagcagctctcGACTGCACATCGATTTAACACAAAGAGCCTATAAATGatattgttgaaatatgtcagaatctctgtcaaaaCGGAATTGTAAACGTTTTTACATATTTTAGagtaggtaatcgcatggggccgagtaaaattaaagattaatatcacttgtgtttccagaagttgctgaaattgcccgactcgggcaatttcaccaacttctgaaaacacaagtgatattaatccttaattttacgaggacccattgcgattacttgttaataacatacAGGGCAaattaaattttcttaacaTTGTTGATGCACCTCGAAAAACAATCATCCAAGCGGAGTAAACACACTCGTTCGTTCGCTCGCAAGTaaagcaaattaacaaacagacaaacaagtGAACTACTTCTTTACGTCCAAAACGAGTACAGATGATTACTATTTATATCCACTCCAGAGAAAAATTCGAGtgtcattcctgaacaaaagcAACAACGATTTAACCAAATGTTATAGTCCAGTCAATCTGTGTCTGCTGCTTTAAACAAACTGCGCGTGCGTCTATCATGCTTCATGACATTATGTATTTTTTTCACTTCTATTTCTGTATAAATACTTACATTTGACAATGACGACATGAtgcaacagaattttttttcactgCCAAAATGTTTATTACTGTTCTGTTACTAACACACGGAAAATCACCTAAAATCCCTGTGGTGGAACATGCCTAAATTAAGCGTTAAAGTTTCGGCCGATCACACAGGGCTCCCAACTTTCAGAAAGAACATTGATGTCTGGAAACAGTGCGACTTGTTCGTAGTTTTATTCCTAAAACTACTTGATTATTGTAAGCAATCACTAACTCGCTTTGTTTTGTTCTTAAGTTGAAAAACCTACACTGTAAGAGAGGAATTTGTCTGAGGCTCCTACCACAGGACACCCAAACCACCAGATTACATTGTCCAAAACCTAGCTTATGTAATTGATTCTTTTCATGTAATGAAATGtgactttctttttctcatGATATTTGTGGGTTTGTTGTTACAGATAATAATGAAACCTTCAATTCACATTTTTGCTTTAACGAGCATGCCCTTGAGTGATTTACCCCTCTGGTACCATTGTATTAAAGCAGATTTCTTCATACTTGCCAGCATAAGCTGGTTTTCCAGTTGCGCGTCAGTATTGCTTGAATATTTGACTCTTCTGGGTTGTATGTTGTGACAAATGGTAGAATTTTCCCTCTGGCTCTGGCTTTTTGTTTAAGGGCCGACTGTCTTCCAGAAAAATTGACCTGTTAGCTTCTTCAAGGCGGGCTCTGGATCGAGAGTGCCTCTTAAttcaaatattgtttttgaaggGTTTGTTCGGAGAAGTCTAATAGCctctcctttgataaaacccCTCTAGGCACTGGGCGGGTGACAAGAGGTAAAATGCGTGTATTGGAAGATGTTAGTCGGCTTGTGATATGTTTTGATATGGAGAATAGATTTCTTTTGGAATCGTTTTCTTTTGTATGTACCGTTGTCTAGGAAAGTGATCTTTCAAGTAGCTTTTAAGGGCAACTGATCGTTGGACTGGCGGCGGTTCCTTATCCTTACCGGGAAATATGTATTGAAGATGCATTCGTCTTGCGAAAACATTTAAAGTCACTCAAAAGTTGACGTCTCGTTTGTCACAGGTGTAGGCCTGGTATGAATTTAATCCTTTAGATATCAAGCTGACTTGCTTATCCGTTAAAACCGACTTTGAGAGGTTTTTTATGTATATTTTTATTAGTTTTCCCCTCTTTGGCAGTCCGCCGTTTTGCAAGTGGCTCTGCGCTCTATGCGTCTGGTTGTCTTTGATCGCCCAAAGGTGTTAGGTTCAGCCAAAGCTGACTTGCCCAGAGAAGTCAGAGAGATCACTTGTATAGCTTCTCAACACTTTTCAGTATTGGTGTTCATTACATGTTTGCAGACCATGTTCGTGTGTAAGGTCCGATAATGCCTTTCTATAGGTGGTCGAGATTGTTGTTTATAGTGCTGTCCGACCTTGCCAACGACGATGACTGAAAAATGTTTGTGAAAACTCGTTGCACCTGCATGGATTTTCTTTCAGAGCTTTAAATGTAGTTCTAGCCCTCTACTGTGTTTTGAACATGACTCTGTCGTTTACGTTCGTGAAAGCATTTGAGTGCTTTAATAAAATCTAGTTCAGCTTCTTTTTAATGGAAACGATCTCCTTTGTGAACAGTTCGCCAGGCCTTTTGTTTGCTTTAGCCTTGCACTAAAGCGATTTCCgaaggttttgtttttatttaaccctttgattactatctggcaaaatacgtccagctttatccacggtcccatctaccctttgtgacgtcatcacttttaacggtcaggaacagctttgtccactaacttgtgaaAGGAGAATAGctctttcaaactataccagaatgagcacaattcagtcaaggaagtTGGAGAAagggccaaaaaaaccatgtaacactgacctgagaATTTCCaggaaaagcttgctccattacccacctacctttctgagcacctaattctaagatgatgaaaggtttcacAGAAACTCGTCCTACCAAAAtcaagcctaccaaatgcccagcaagttgaaaaaaaaat from Montipora capricornis isolate CH-2021 chromosome 2, ASM3666992v2, whole genome shotgun sequence includes the following:
- the LOC138018316 gene encoding prostaglandin E synthase 2-like, encoding MAARRVFRSNFYLLLNKSFGNVEMKSAQRRLMSSRSYSSNGSGRSHGFTAILAGSCGVTLAATGVLSFRMFSGHAKARPVRISEIETGVIFKEEVPKLSVTLYQYQNCPFCGKVRAFLDYYGIDYTIVEVSPIWKREISFSSYKKVPFVIANNKQINDSSVIISALRSVMLGQDSVEQILIYYPEIKMQKADGKEEKEYANKYFIMHKGAIDKDSTEREKEERKWRKWVDNTFVHTLSPNIYRTASEAMQAFEYFTKQSDFSTFEKYSTYLAGPFVMYIVGKHVKSKYNLPSDVRLALYEEAEKWMRAVGRRKFMGGKAPNLADLAVYGVLSGLEGLDAFQDLMANTSLKPWYYRVKEAVQTHAGANAV